In Aegilops tauschii subsp. strangulata cultivar AL8/78 chromosome 3, Aet v6.0, whole genome shotgun sequence, one genomic interval encodes:
- the LOC109739474 gene encoding uncharacterized protein isoform X1, with the protein MNSSMDEINLLRQHQRHQQHHLSVRGIGEEIDLEIDQCEDPTFSGAALEGVTSHHPQDPVVPADDHKSFLIPCSQPGAVDGQPQPTPPQAEERAGMLRLSAHTKKKKKVVKKWRDEWADTYKWAYVAVHDNTSRIFCTVCKEYGRKHRRNPYGNEGSRNMQMSALEEHNNSLLHKEALRLQSASKEKVQTPEIERPVYVKALSKTAASILESLFKKDPHEAEFIQSIQEVVHSIEPVLVKNSQYVQILERLLEPERCFIFRVPWVDDRGEAHVNRGFRVQFSQALGPCRGGLRFHPSMNLSVAKFLAFEQTLKNALSLYKLGGAAGGSDFDPKGKSEIEVFVLYFISSGQQYLLHVNMDIFPCQVMRFCQSFMDELYRYLGPDQDFPAEDVGVGPREMGFLFGQYRRLSGHFQGNFTGPKIFWSGSSFRTEATGYGLVFFARVVLADMNKELKGLRCAISGSGKIAMHVLEKLLSCEAIPVTVSDSEGYLFDGDGFDYVKYTLIRNIKAQQRSLKEYLKTFPRAKYINDAKPWGEQCDIAFPCASQNEIDQGEALSIISSGCRVLIECSNMPCTGQAVDILRKAKVHVAPAKATAAGGVAVGELELNPEFSLMQWSVEDFENKIQEAVKQTYDRSMKAAQEYGILKENPELVSLRYLVHLPTPGFSLWKLIKYSLSRSLVHGANISAFLNIAQAMTDQGCV; encoded by the exons ATGAACTCGTCCATGGACGAGATCAACCTGCTACGGCAGCACCAGCGACACCAGCAGCACCACCTGTCGGTGCGCGGCATCGGTGAGGAGATCGACCTCGAGATCGACCAGTGTGAAGATCCCACTTTCTCGGGCGCCGCACTCGAGGGCGTGACCTCCCATCACCCTCAAGACCCCGTCGTCCCTGCCGATGACCACAAGAGCTTCCTCATCCCGTGCTCGCAGCCTGGCGCAGTGGACGGCCAACCGCAGCCCACGCCACCGCAAGCAGAGGAACGGGCAGGGATGCTGAGGCTGTCGGCGCataccaagaagaagaagaaggtggtcAAGAAATGGCGGGATGAGTGGGCGGACACATACAAGTGGGCCTATGTGGCCGTGCACGACAACACCAGCAGAATCTTCTGCACCGTTTGCAAGGAGTATGGCCGCAAGCATCGCCGGAACCCCTATGGGAACGAGGGGAGCAGGAACATGCAGATGAGTGCGCTAGAGGAGCACAACAATAGCTTGCTGCATAAGGAGGCGCTCCGACTGCAGTCAGCCTCCAAGGAGAAGGTGCAAACTCCTGAGATAGAGAGGCCGGTTTATGTCAAAG CTTTGTCGAAAACAGCAGCTTCAATACTTGAATCTCTCTTCAAGAAGGACCCTCATGAAGCTGAATTTATACAGTCTATACAGGAGGTGGTTCATTCTATAGAACCAGTTTTGGTGAAGAACTCACA ATATGTTCAGATATTGGAGCGTTTATTAGAACCTGAGAGATGTTTTATCTTCAGAGTGCCATGGGTTGATGACAGAGGTGAAGCTCATGTCAATCGAGGTTTCCGTGTGCAGTTCAGTCAGGCTTTAGGTCCATGCAGAGGTGGTCTCCGTTTCCACCCGTCCATGAACTTAAGTGTGGCAAAGTTTCTAGCTTTTGAGCAG ACTCTGAAGAATGCTCTGTCACTATATAAACTTGGAGGTGCTGCTGGAGGGAGCGATTTTGATCCAAAGGGTAAAAGTGAAATTGAGGTATTCGTGTTGTATTTTATTTCCTCTGGGCAACAATATTTACTGCATGTAAATATGGATATTTTTCCATGCCAGGTAATGCGCTTTTGTCAAAGTTTCATGGATGAGCTGTATAGATACTTGGGCCCTGATCAG GATTTTCCTGCTGAAGATGTTGGTGTTGGTCCAAGGGAAATGGGTTTCCTTTTTGGGCAGTACAGACGCCTTTCTGGTCATTTTCAG GGAAATTTTACAGGGCCTAAGATCTTCTGGTCTGGTTCTAGTTTTAGAACAGAAGCTACTGGATACGGACTG GTATTTTTTGCACGTGTTGTACTTGCTGATATGAATAAGGAGCTCAAAGGATTAAG ATGTGCGATAAGTGGTTCAGGAAAGATAGCAATGCATGTCTTGGAAAAGCTTCTGTCGTGTGAAGCTATTCCTGTTACAGTCTCAG ATTCAGAAGGCTATCTATTTGATGGAGACGGGTTTGATTATGTGAAATATACACTTATAAGGAATATTAAGGCACAACAAAGGAGCCTCAA GGAATACTTGAAAACATTTCCACGTGCCAAATATATCAATGATGCTAAGCCATGGGGTGAGCAGTGTGATATTGCATTCCCTTGTGCATCACAAAATGAGATTGACCAGGGGGAGGCTCTTTCAATAATTAGCTCTGGTTGCCGTGTTCTTATAGAAT GTTCAAACATGCCATGCACTGGTCAAGCAGTTGATATCCTAAGAAAGGCAAAAGTCCATGTTGCTCCAGCAAAGGCAACTGCTGCTGGTGGG GTAGCAGTCGGTGAACTTGAACTGAATCCAGAGTTCAGCTTAATGCAGTGGTCAGTAGAGGATTTCGAGAACAAAATACAG GAAGCAGTAAAGCAAACATATGACAGGTCGATGAAAGCTGCTCAAGAATATGGAATCCTGAAAGAGAACCCAGAGTTAGTTTCCTTGCGATATCTTGTCCATTTGCCTACACCGGGCTTTTCACTCTGGAAGCTGATCAAGTACTCTCTCTCCAGGTCTTTGGTGCATGGTGCAAACATATCGGCCTTCCTGAACATTGCACAAGCCATGACTGATCAAGGATGTGTGTAG
- the LOC109739474 gene encoding uncharacterized protein isoform X5, with translation MNSSMDEINLLRQHQRHQQHHLSVRGIGEEIDLEIDQCEDPTFSGAALEGVTSHHPQDPVVPADDHKSFLIPCSQPGAVDGQPQPTPPQAEERAGMLRLSAHTKKKKKVVKKWRDEWADTYKWAYVAVHDNTSRIFCTVCKEYGRKHRRNPYGNEGSRNMQMSALEEHNNSLLHKEALRLQSASKEKVQTPEIERPVYVKALSKTAASILESLFKKDPHEAEFIQSIQEVVHSIEPVLVKNSQYVQILERLLEPERCFIFRVPWVDDRGEAHVNRGFRVQFSQALGPCRGGLRFHPSMNLSVAKFLAFEQTLKNALSLYKLGGAAGGSDFDPKGKSEIEVFVLYFISSGQQYLLHVNMDIFPCQVMRFCQSFMDELYRYLGPDQDFPAEDVGVGPREMGFLFGQYRRLSGHFQGNFTGPKIFWSGSSFRTEATGYGLVFFARVVLADMNKELKGLRCAISGSGKIAMHVLEKLLSCEAIPVTVSDSEGYLFDGDGFDYVKYTLIRNIKAQQRSLKEYLKTFPRAKYINDAKPWGEQCDIAFPCASQNEIDQGEALSIISSGCRVLIECSNMPCTGQAVDILRKAKVHVAPAKATAAGGEAVKQTYDRSMKAAQEYGILKENPESLVHGANISAFLNIAQAMTDQGCV, from the exons ATGAACTCGTCCATGGACGAGATCAACCTGCTACGGCAGCACCAGCGACACCAGCAGCACCACCTGTCGGTGCGCGGCATCGGTGAGGAGATCGACCTCGAGATCGACCAGTGTGAAGATCCCACTTTCTCGGGCGCCGCACTCGAGGGCGTGACCTCCCATCACCCTCAAGACCCCGTCGTCCCTGCCGATGACCACAAGAGCTTCCTCATCCCGTGCTCGCAGCCTGGCGCAGTGGACGGCCAACCGCAGCCCACGCCACCGCAAGCAGAGGAACGGGCAGGGATGCTGAGGCTGTCGGCGCataccaagaagaagaagaaggtggtcAAGAAATGGCGGGATGAGTGGGCGGACACATACAAGTGGGCCTATGTGGCCGTGCACGACAACACCAGCAGAATCTTCTGCACCGTTTGCAAGGAGTATGGCCGCAAGCATCGCCGGAACCCCTATGGGAACGAGGGGAGCAGGAACATGCAGATGAGTGCGCTAGAGGAGCACAACAATAGCTTGCTGCATAAGGAGGCGCTCCGACTGCAGTCAGCCTCCAAGGAGAAGGTGCAAACTCCTGAGATAGAGAGGCCGGTTTATGTCAAAG CTTTGTCGAAAACAGCAGCTTCAATACTTGAATCTCTCTTCAAGAAGGACCCTCATGAAGCTGAATTTATACAGTCTATACAGGAGGTGGTTCATTCTATAGAACCAGTTTTGGTGAAGAACTCACA ATATGTTCAGATATTGGAGCGTTTATTAGAACCTGAGAGATGTTTTATCTTCAGAGTGCCATGGGTTGATGACAGAGGTGAAGCTCATGTCAATCGAGGTTTCCGTGTGCAGTTCAGTCAGGCTTTAGGTCCATGCAGAGGTGGTCTCCGTTTCCACCCGTCCATGAACTTAAGTGTGGCAAAGTTTCTAGCTTTTGAGCAG ACTCTGAAGAATGCTCTGTCACTATATAAACTTGGAGGTGCTGCTGGAGGGAGCGATTTTGATCCAAAGGGTAAAAGTGAAATTGAGGTATTCGTGTTGTATTTTATTTCCTCTGGGCAACAATATTTACTGCATGTAAATATGGATATTTTTCCATGCCAGGTAATGCGCTTTTGTCAAAGTTTCATGGATGAGCTGTATAGATACTTGGGCCCTGATCAG GATTTTCCTGCTGAAGATGTTGGTGTTGGTCCAAGGGAAATGGGTTTCCTTTTTGGGCAGTACAGACGCCTTTCTGGTCATTTTCAG GGAAATTTTACAGGGCCTAAGATCTTCTGGTCTGGTTCTAGTTTTAGAACAGAAGCTACTGGATACGGACTG GTATTTTTTGCACGTGTTGTACTTGCTGATATGAATAAGGAGCTCAAAGGATTAAG ATGTGCGATAAGTGGTTCAGGAAAGATAGCAATGCATGTCTTGGAAAAGCTTCTGTCGTGTGAAGCTATTCCTGTTACAGTCTCAG ATTCAGAAGGCTATCTATTTGATGGAGACGGGTTTGATTATGTGAAATATACACTTATAAGGAATATTAAGGCACAACAAAGGAGCCTCAA GGAATACTTGAAAACATTTCCACGTGCCAAATATATCAATGATGCTAAGCCATGGGGTGAGCAGTGTGATATTGCATTCCCTTGTGCATCACAAAATGAGATTGACCAGGGGGAGGCTCTTTCAATAATTAGCTCTGGTTGCCGTGTTCTTATAGAAT GTTCAAACATGCCATGCACTGGTCAAGCAGTTGATATCCTAAGAAAGGCAAAAGTCCATGTTGCTCCAGCAAAGGCAACTGCTGCTGGTGGG GAAGCAGTAAAGCAAACATATGACAGGTCGATGAAAGCTGCTCAAGAATATGGAATCCTGAAAGAGAACCCAGA GTCTTTGGTGCATGGTGCAAACATATCGGCCTTCCTGAACATTGCACAAGCCATGACTGATCAAGGATGTGTGTAG
- the LOC109739474 gene encoding uncharacterized protein isoform X8: MNSSMDEINLLRQHQRHQQHHLSVRGIGEEIDLEIDQCEDPTFSGAALEGVTSHHPQDPVVPADDHKSFLIPCSQPGAVDGQPQPTPPQAEERAGMLRLSAHTKKKKKVVKKWRDEWADTYKWAYVAVHDNTSRIFCTVCKEYGRKHRRNPYGNEGSRNMQMSALEEHNNSLLHKEALRLQSASKEKVQTPEIERPVYVKALSKTAASILESLFKKDPHEAEFIQSIQEVVHSIEPVLVKNSQYVQILERLLEPERCFIFRVPWVDDRGEAHVNRGFRVQFSQALGPCRGGLRFHPSMNLSVAKFLAFEQTLKNALSLYKLGGAAGGSDFDPKGKSEIEVFVLYFISSGQQYLLHVNMDIFPCQVMRFCQSFMDELYRYLGPDQDFPAEDVGVGPREMGFLFGQYRRLSGHFQGNFTGPKIFWSGSSFRTEATGYGLVFFARVVLADMNKELKGLRCAISGSGKIAMHVLEKLLSCEAIPVTVSDSEGYLFDGDGFDYVKYTLIRNIKAQQRSLKEYLKTFPRAKYINDAKPWGSNMPCTGQAVDILRKAKVHVAPAKATAAGGEAVKQTYDRSMKAAQEYGILKENPESLVHGANISAFLNIAQAMTDQGCV, from the exons ATGAACTCGTCCATGGACGAGATCAACCTGCTACGGCAGCACCAGCGACACCAGCAGCACCACCTGTCGGTGCGCGGCATCGGTGAGGAGATCGACCTCGAGATCGACCAGTGTGAAGATCCCACTTTCTCGGGCGCCGCACTCGAGGGCGTGACCTCCCATCACCCTCAAGACCCCGTCGTCCCTGCCGATGACCACAAGAGCTTCCTCATCCCGTGCTCGCAGCCTGGCGCAGTGGACGGCCAACCGCAGCCCACGCCACCGCAAGCAGAGGAACGGGCAGGGATGCTGAGGCTGTCGGCGCataccaagaagaagaagaaggtggtcAAGAAATGGCGGGATGAGTGGGCGGACACATACAAGTGGGCCTATGTGGCCGTGCACGACAACACCAGCAGAATCTTCTGCACCGTTTGCAAGGAGTATGGCCGCAAGCATCGCCGGAACCCCTATGGGAACGAGGGGAGCAGGAACATGCAGATGAGTGCGCTAGAGGAGCACAACAATAGCTTGCTGCATAAGGAGGCGCTCCGACTGCAGTCAGCCTCCAAGGAGAAGGTGCAAACTCCTGAGATAGAGAGGCCGGTTTATGTCAAAG CTTTGTCGAAAACAGCAGCTTCAATACTTGAATCTCTCTTCAAGAAGGACCCTCATGAAGCTGAATTTATACAGTCTATACAGGAGGTGGTTCATTCTATAGAACCAGTTTTGGTGAAGAACTCACA ATATGTTCAGATATTGGAGCGTTTATTAGAACCTGAGAGATGTTTTATCTTCAGAGTGCCATGGGTTGATGACAGAGGTGAAGCTCATGTCAATCGAGGTTTCCGTGTGCAGTTCAGTCAGGCTTTAGGTCCATGCAGAGGTGGTCTCCGTTTCCACCCGTCCATGAACTTAAGTGTGGCAAAGTTTCTAGCTTTTGAGCAG ACTCTGAAGAATGCTCTGTCACTATATAAACTTGGAGGTGCTGCTGGAGGGAGCGATTTTGATCCAAAGGGTAAAAGTGAAATTGAGGTATTCGTGTTGTATTTTATTTCCTCTGGGCAACAATATTTACTGCATGTAAATATGGATATTTTTCCATGCCAGGTAATGCGCTTTTGTCAAAGTTTCATGGATGAGCTGTATAGATACTTGGGCCCTGATCAG GATTTTCCTGCTGAAGATGTTGGTGTTGGTCCAAGGGAAATGGGTTTCCTTTTTGGGCAGTACAGACGCCTTTCTGGTCATTTTCAG GGAAATTTTACAGGGCCTAAGATCTTCTGGTCTGGTTCTAGTTTTAGAACAGAAGCTACTGGATACGGACTG GTATTTTTTGCACGTGTTGTACTTGCTGATATGAATAAGGAGCTCAAAGGATTAAG ATGTGCGATAAGTGGTTCAGGAAAGATAGCAATGCATGTCTTGGAAAAGCTTCTGTCGTGTGAAGCTATTCCTGTTACAGTCTCAG ATTCAGAAGGCTATCTATTTGATGGAGACGGGTTTGATTATGTGAAATATACACTTATAAGGAATATTAAGGCACAACAAAGGAGCCTCAA GGAATACTTGAAAACATTTCCACGTGCCAAATATATCAATGATGCTAAGCCATGGG GTTCAAACATGCCATGCACTGGTCAAGCAGTTGATATCCTAAGAAAGGCAAAAGTCCATGTTGCTCCAGCAAAGGCAACTGCTGCTGGTGGG GAAGCAGTAAAGCAAACATATGACAGGTCGATGAAAGCTGCTCAAGAATATGGAATCCTGAAAGAGAACCCAGA GTCTTTGGTGCATGGTGCAAACATATCGGCCTTCCTGAACATTGCACAAGCCATGACTGATCAAGGATGTGTGTAG
- the LOC109739474 gene encoding uncharacterized protein isoform X2 encodes MNSSMDEINLLRQHQRHQQHHLSVRGIGEEIDLEIDQCEDPTFSGAALEGVTSHHPQDPVVPADDHKSFLIPCSQPGAVDGQPQPTPPQAEERAGMLRLSAHTKKKKKVVKKWRDEWADTYKWAYVAVHDNTSRIFCTVCKEYGRKHRRNPYGNEGSRNMQMSALEEHNNSLLHKEALRLQSASKEKVQTPEIERPVYVKALSKTAASILESLFKKDPHEAEFIQSIQEVVHSIEPVLVKNSQYVQILERLLEPERCFIFRVPWVDDRGEAHVNRGFRVQFSQALGPCRGGLRFHPSMNLSVAKFLAFEQTLKNALSLYKLGGAAGGSDFDPKGKSEIEVMRFCQSFMDELYRYLGPDQDFPAEDVGVGPREMGFLFGQYRRLSGHFQGNFTGPKIFWSGSSFRTEATGYGLVFFARVVLADMNKELKGLRCAISGSGKIAMHVLEKLLSCEAIPVTVSDSEGYLFDGDGFDYVKYTLIRNIKAQQRSLKEYLKTFPRAKYINDAKPWGEQCDIAFPCASQNEIDQGEALSIISSGCRVLIECSNMPCTGQAVDILRKAKVHVAPAKATAAGGVAVGELELNPEFSLMQWSVEDFENKIQEAVKQTYDRSMKAAQEYGILKENPELVSLRYLVHLPTPGFSLWKLIKYSLSRSLVHGANISAFLNIAQAMTDQGCV; translated from the exons ATGAACTCGTCCATGGACGAGATCAACCTGCTACGGCAGCACCAGCGACACCAGCAGCACCACCTGTCGGTGCGCGGCATCGGTGAGGAGATCGACCTCGAGATCGACCAGTGTGAAGATCCCACTTTCTCGGGCGCCGCACTCGAGGGCGTGACCTCCCATCACCCTCAAGACCCCGTCGTCCCTGCCGATGACCACAAGAGCTTCCTCATCCCGTGCTCGCAGCCTGGCGCAGTGGACGGCCAACCGCAGCCCACGCCACCGCAAGCAGAGGAACGGGCAGGGATGCTGAGGCTGTCGGCGCataccaagaagaagaagaaggtggtcAAGAAATGGCGGGATGAGTGGGCGGACACATACAAGTGGGCCTATGTGGCCGTGCACGACAACACCAGCAGAATCTTCTGCACCGTTTGCAAGGAGTATGGCCGCAAGCATCGCCGGAACCCCTATGGGAACGAGGGGAGCAGGAACATGCAGATGAGTGCGCTAGAGGAGCACAACAATAGCTTGCTGCATAAGGAGGCGCTCCGACTGCAGTCAGCCTCCAAGGAGAAGGTGCAAACTCCTGAGATAGAGAGGCCGGTTTATGTCAAAG CTTTGTCGAAAACAGCAGCTTCAATACTTGAATCTCTCTTCAAGAAGGACCCTCATGAAGCTGAATTTATACAGTCTATACAGGAGGTGGTTCATTCTATAGAACCAGTTTTGGTGAAGAACTCACA ATATGTTCAGATATTGGAGCGTTTATTAGAACCTGAGAGATGTTTTATCTTCAGAGTGCCATGGGTTGATGACAGAGGTGAAGCTCATGTCAATCGAGGTTTCCGTGTGCAGTTCAGTCAGGCTTTAGGTCCATGCAGAGGTGGTCTCCGTTTCCACCCGTCCATGAACTTAAGTGTGGCAAAGTTTCTAGCTTTTGAGCAG ACTCTGAAGAATGCTCTGTCACTATATAAACTTGGAGGTGCTGCTGGAGGGAGCGATTTTGATCCAAAGGGTAAAAGTGAAATTGAG GTAATGCGCTTTTGTCAAAGTTTCATGGATGAGCTGTATAGATACTTGGGCCCTGATCAG GATTTTCCTGCTGAAGATGTTGGTGTTGGTCCAAGGGAAATGGGTTTCCTTTTTGGGCAGTACAGACGCCTTTCTGGTCATTTTCAG GGAAATTTTACAGGGCCTAAGATCTTCTGGTCTGGTTCTAGTTTTAGAACAGAAGCTACTGGATACGGACTG GTATTTTTTGCACGTGTTGTACTTGCTGATATGAATAAGGAGCTCAAAGGATTAAG ATGTGCGATAAGTGGTTCAGGAAAGATAGCAATGCATGTCTTGGAAAAGCTTCTGTCGTGTGAAGCTATTCCTGTTACAGTCTCAG ATTCAGAAGGCTATCTATTTGATGGAGACGGGTTTGATTATGTGAAATATACACTTATAAGGAATATTAAGGCACAACAAAGGAGCCTCAA GGAATACTTGAAAACATTTCCACGTGCCAAATATATCAATGATGCTAAGCCATGGGGTGAGCAGTGTGATATTGCATTCCCTTGTGCATCACAAAATGAGATTGACCAGGGGGAGGCTCTTTCAATAATTAGCTCTGGTTGCCGTGTTCTTATAGAAT GTTCAAACATGCCATGCACTGGTCAAGCAGTTGATATCCTAAGAAAGGCAAAAGTCCATGTTGCTCCAGCAAAGGCAACTGCTGCTGGTGGG GTAGCAGTCGGTGAACTTGAACTGAATCCAGAGTTCAGCTTAATGCAGTGGTCAGTAGAGGATTTCGAGAACAAAATACAG GAAGCAGTAAAGCAAACATATGACAGGTCGATGAAAGCTGCTCAAGAATATGGAATCCTGAAAGAGAACCCAGAGTTAGTTTCCTTGCGATATCTTGTCCATTTGCCTACACCGGGCTTTTCACTCTGGAAGCTGATCAAGTACTCTCTCTCCAGGTCTTTGGTGCATGGTGCAAACATATCGGCCTTCCTGAACATTGCACAAGCCATGACTGATCAAGGATGTGTGTAG
- the LOC109739474 gene encoding uncharacterized protein isoform X6, with protein MNSSMDEINLLRQHQRHQQHHLSVRGIGEEIDLEIDQCEDPTFSGAALEGVTSHHPQDPVVPADDHKSFLIPCSQPGAVDGQPQPTPPQAEERAGMLRLSAHTKKKKKVVKKWRDEWADTYKWAYVAVHDNTSRIFCTVCKEYGRKHRRNPYGNEGSRNMQMSALEEHNNSLLHKEALRLQSASKEKVQTPEIERPVYVKALSKTAASILESLFKKDPHEAEFIQSIQEVVHSIEPVLVKNSQYVQILERLLEPERCFIFRVPWVDDRGEAHVNRGFRVQFSQALGPCRGGLRFHPSMNLSVAKFLAFEQTLKNALSLYKLGGAAGGSDFDPKGKSEIEVFVLYFISSGQQYLLHVNMDIFPCQVMRFCQSFMDELYRYLGPDQDFPAEDVGVGPREMGFLFGQYRRLSGHFQGNFTGPKIFWSGSSFRTEATGYGLVFFARVVLADMNKELKGLRCAISGSGKIAMHVLEKLLSCEAIPVTVSDSEGYLFDGDGFDYVKYTLIRNIKAQQRSLKEYLKTFPRAKYINDAKPWGSNMPCTGQAVDILRKAKVHVAPAKATAAGGVAVGELELNPEFSLMQWSVEDFENKIQEAVKQTYDRSMKAAQEYGILKENPESLVHGANISAFLNIAQAMTDQGCV; from the exons ATGAACTCGTCCATGGACGAGATCAACCTGCTACGGCAGCACCAGCGACACCAGCAGCACCACCTGTCGGTGCGCGGCATCGGTGAGGAGATCGACCTCGAGATCGACCAGTGTGAAGATCCCACTTTCTCGGGCGCCGCACTCGAGGGCGTGACCTCCCATCACCCTCAAGACCCCGTCGTCCCTGCCGATGACCACAAGAGCTTCCTCATCCCGTGCTCGCAGCCTGGCGCAGTGGACGGCCAACCGCAGCCCACGCCACCGCAAGCAGAGGAACGGGCAGGGATGCTGAGGCTGTCGGCGCataccaagaagaagaagaaggtggtcAAGAAATGGCGGGATGAGTGGGCGGACACATACAAGTGGGCCTATGTGGCCGTGCACGACAACACCAGCAGAATCTTCTGCACCGTTTGCAAGGAGTATGGCCGCAAGCATCGCCGGAACCCCTATGGGAACGAGGGGAGCAGGAACATGCAGATGAGTGCGCTAGAGGAGCACAACAATAGCTTGCTGCATAAGGAGGCGCTCCGACTGCAGTCAGCCTCCAAGGAGAAGGTGCAAACTCCTGAGATAGAGAGGCCGGTTTATGTCAAAG CTTTGTCGAAAACAGCAGCTTCAATACTTGAATCTCTCTTCAAGAAGGACCCTCATGAAGCTGAATTTATACAGTCTATACAGGAGGTGGTTCATTCTATAGAACCAGTTTTGGTGAAGAACTCACA ATATGTTCAGATATTGGAGCGTTTATTAGAACCTGAGAGATGTTTTATCTTCAGAGTGCCATGGGTTGATGACAGAGGTGAAGCTCATGTCAATCGAGGTTTCCGTGTGCAGTTCAGTCAGGCTTTAGGTCCATGCAGAGGTGGTCTCCGTTTCCACCCGTCCATGAACTTAAGTGTGGCAAAGTTTCTAGCTTTTGAGCAG ACTCTGAAGAATGCTCTGTCACTATATAAACTTGGAGGTGCTGCTGGAGGGAGCGATTTTGATCCAAAGGGTAAAAGTGAAATTGAGGTATTCGTGTTGTATTTTATTTCCTCTGGGCAACAATATTTACTGCATGTAAATATGGATATTTTTCCATGCCAGGTAATGCGCTTTTGTCAAAGTTTCATGGATGAGCTGTATAGATACTTGGGCCCTGATCAG GATTTTCCTGCTGAAGATGTTGGTGTTGGTCCAAGGGAAATGGGTTTCCTTTTTGGGCAGTACAGACGCCTTTCTGGTCATTTTCAG GGAAATTTTACAGGGCCTAAGATCTTCTGGTCTGGTTCTAGTTTTAGAACAGAAGCTACTGGATACGGACTG GTATTTTTTGCACGTGTTGTACTTGCTGATATGAATAAGGAGCTCAAAGGATTAAG ATGTGCGATAAGTGGTTCAGGAAAGATAGCAATGCATGTCTTGGAAAAGCTTCTGTCGTGTGAAGCTATTCCTGTTACAGTCTCAG ATTCAGAAGGCTATCTATTTGATGGAGACGGGTTTGATTATGTGAAATATACACTTATAAGGAATATTAAGGCACAACAAAGGAGCCTCAA GGAATACTTGAAAACATTTCCACGTGCCAAATATATCAATGATGCTAAGCCATGGG GTTCAAACATGCCATGCACTGGTCAAGCAGTTGATATCCTAAGAAAGGCAAAAGTCCATGTTGCTCCAGCAAAGGCAACTGCTGCTGGTGGG GTAGCAGTCGGTGAACTTGAACTGAATCCAGAGTTCAGCTTAATGCAGTGGTCAGTAGAGGATTTCGAGAACAAAATACAG GAAGCAGTAAAGCAAACATATGACAGGTCGATGAAAGCTGCTCAAGAATATGGAATCCTGAAAGAGAACCCAGA GTCTTTGGTGCATGGTGCAAACATATCGGCCTTCCTGAACATTGCACAAGCCATGACTGATCAAGGATGTGTGTAG